In Haloterrigena turkmenica DSM 5511, a single genomic region encodes these proteins:
- a CDS encoding amidohydrolase — MTTLAITGGQVLLPDITVTRADVLIDQDDGEILEIGDDLADDADETLDAADSLITPGFVNGHCHVAMTLLRGYADDKPLDAWLREDIWPVEAELTADTVRAGTELGVLEMIKSGTTSFADMYFFVPTIAEAVADAGLRARLGHGVISVAKDDEAAREDAREGLAVAEEIDGMADGRISSAFMPHSLTTVDGEYLAEFVPQARELGVPVHYHANETTDEVTPIVEEEGVRPLAYAAEKGMLESEDFVAHGVHVDESEIGLLAEAGTSVIHCPASNMKLASGMAPVQRMREAGVTVGLGTDGAASNNDLSMLDEARDAAMIGKLAADDASAVPAGAVVEMMTRGSAEAIGLDTGRLEEGAPADLAVIDLEEPHLTPRHDLVSHLAYAAAAADVRHTVCDGRVLMRDREVLTLEEDAVRARASEAAETLIAAAEE, encoded by the coding sequence ATGACGACGCTGGCCATCACCGGCGGGCAGGTCTTGCTGCCCGACATCACGGTGACCCGCGCGGACGTACTGATCGATCAGGACGACGGCGAGATCCTCGAGATCGGCGACGACCTCGCCGACGACGCTGACGAGACGCTCGACGCCGCGGACTCCCTGATCACGCCGGGATTCGTCAACGGCCACTGTCACGTCGCGATGACGCTGCTGCGCGGGTACGCCGACGACAAGCCGCTGGACGCCTGGCTGCGGGAGGACATCTGGCCCGTCGAGGCCGAACTGACCGCCGACACCGTCCGCGCGGGGACCGAACTCGGTGTCCTCGAGATGATCAAGTCGGGGACGACCTCCTTTGCGGACATGTACTTCTTCGTCCCGACGATCGCCGAGGCGGTCGCCGACGCCGGACTTCGCGCCCGCCTCGGCCACGGCGTGATCTCCGTCGCCAAGGACGACGAGGCGGCCCGTGAGGACGCCCGCGAGGGCCTCGCGGTCGCCGAAGAGATCGACGGGATGGCCGACGGACGCATCTCGTCGGCGTTCATGCCCCACTCGCTGACGACGGTCGATGGCGAGTACTTAGCAGAGTTCGTCCCGCAGGCCCGCGAGCTCGGGGTTCCGGTCCATTATCACGCCAACGAGACCACCGACGAGGTGACGCCGATCGTCGAGGAGGAGGGCGTGCGACCGCTGGCCTACGCCGCGGAAAAGGGGATGCTCGAGTCCGAGGACTTCGTCGCCCACGGGGTCCACGTCGACGAGAGCGAGATCGGCCTGCTCGCGGAGGCCGGAACGAGCGTGATCCACTGTCCGGCCTCGAACATGAAACTGGCCAGCGGGATGGCGCCCGTTCAGCGCATGCGCGAGGCCGGCGTCACCGTCGGCCTCGGCACTGACGGCGCGGCCTCGAACAACGACCTCTCGATGTTAGACGAGGCCCGCGACGCGGCCATGATCGGCAAACTCGCCGCCGACGACGCCAGCGCCGTCCCCGCCGGGGCGGTCGTCGAGATGATGACCCGCGGCAGCGCCGAGGCGATCGGTCTCGACACCGGCCGCCTCGAGGAAGGCGCCCCCGCCGATCTCGCGGTGATCGACCTCGAGGAGCCGCACCTGACGCCGCGCCACGACCTCGTGAGCCACCTCGCCTACGCCGCGGCGGCGGCGGACGTCCGCCACACCGTTTGCGACGGGCGGGTCCTCATGCGCGACCGCGAGGTGCTGACGCTCGAGGAGGACGCGGTTCGAGCGCGAGCGAGCGAGGCCGCCGAGACGCTGATCGCCGCGGCCGAGGAGTGA